The genomic stretch ATATCTTTATTTTCATCTCCTATTATTTTTTGAGCATTAATAAACTTGCAGATATCTTTTAATTTCATAAATACTATTATCTCCGTTTATTTTATAAAAATATCAAAACTAAAATGCATTATATATATTTCTTTAATGCATTTTAGATGATATATTTATTTTTGTAAAGAGGCTTTAACATTTGCTATTACTGGTTCTGTGATATCAAAAGTTCTATCAGCATATAGTATAGAGTGTTCTGTTCTTTCAAGTATTAAAGTATATCCTTCTTTTTTTACTATTGACATAAGAGCATTTGCAACCTGTCTTTTTACTTCTCCTCTTAAAGAGTAATCTCTGTTGTTTTGAGCTATAGAAGTATCAGTCATATTAGTCTGCATAGCGTCTTGAGTTTTATATTCTTCTAATTTCATTTTTAATTTTTCAACAAACTCTTCATCGCTTGTAAGTTCTTTAATTACTCTTTCAAGATCAATATATCCCACTTTTGTAAGCCTGTATGACTGTGTAAATACTCTAGGGCTAATAATTGAT from Brachyspira murdochii DSM 12563 encodes the following:
- a CDS encoding OmpH family outer membrane protein, with translation MKKYYIMSLLFISVLVISIISPRVFTQSYRLTKVGYIDLERVIKELTSDEEFVEKLKMKLEEYKTQDAMQTNMTDTSIAQNNRDYSLRGEVKRQVANALMSIVKKEGYTLILERTEHSILYADRTFDITEPVIANVKASLQK